From a single Chiloscyllium punctatum isolate Juve2018m chromosome 31, sChiPun1.3, whole genome shotgun sequence genomic region:
- the LOC140457220 gene encoding uncharacterized protein translates to METKITVDNGEKPYTCCLSGRGSSQSSYLSDYECSHLREKPWKCGDCGKGFSYPVQLEIHQRSHTGERPFTCTECGKGFSTSSHLLTHQRIHTGNRPFTCCVCGKGFTQSSNLLTHQRLHTGERPFSCSVCGKGFTISAHLLRHQRVHTDERPFKCPDCGNHYKSSGELMSHQRVHTDERPFRCSHCGAGFKQSSDLTVHQRTHTGERPFTCSTCGKRFNQTCTLLRHQRVHTGERPFNCTECGKRFGRSSTLLRHQLVHKKL, encoded by the coding sequence ATGGAAACCAAAATCACAGTTGACAATGGGGAGAAACCATACACGTGTTGTTTGTCTGGACGAGGGTCCAGTCAGTCGTCTTACCTGTCAGATTATGAATGCAGCCATCTTAGGGAGAAAccatggaaatgtggggactgcgGGAAGGGATTCAGTTACCCAGTTCAGTTGGAAATTCATCagcgcagtcacactggggagagaccattcacctgtacagagtgtgggaagggattctcTACCTCGTCTCACCTGCTCACACACCAACGCATTCACACTGGGAATAGGCCgttcacttgctgtgtgtgtgggaagggattcactcagtcatccaaCCTGTTAACACACCAGCGGCttcacactggagagagaccATTTTCCTGCTCTGTGTGCGGGAAGGGATTCACCATTTCAGCTCACTTACTgagacaccagcgagttcacactgacGAGAGACCTTTTAAATGCCCAGACTGCGGCAACCACTATAAAAGTTCTGGGGAACTGATGTCCcatcaacgtgttcacactgaTGAGAGACCATTCAGGTGCTCTCACTGTGGAGCTGGGTTCAAGCAATCATCTGACCTCACTGTGCATCAACGtactcacacgggagagagaccattcacctgctccaCGTGTGGGAAAAGATTCAATCAGACATGTACCCTTCTgagacaccagcgagttcacactggggagagaccttTTAATTGcaccgagtgtgggaagagatttGGTCGTTCCTCTACCCTACTGAGACACCAGCTAGTTCACAAGAAATTATAG